In Flavivirga abyssicola, the following are encoded in one genomic region:
- a CDS encoding HipA N-terminal domain-containing protein → MRQGEIWVNNQLSGILTEDDNGYHFNYQKEYLEQEKALPVSLTLPLQKDPFHSENLFPFFDGLIPEGWLLDIAHKNWKINPRDRMGLLLTICRDCIGNISVRSI, encoded by the coding sequence ATGAGACAAGGAGAAATTTGGGTGAATAATCAATTGTCAGGAATATTGACTGAAGACGATAACGGCTATCACTTTAATTACCAGAAAGAGTATTTAGAGCAAGAAAAAGCATTACCGGTGTCGTTGACCTTGCCATTACAAAAAGACCCATTTCATTCAGAAAATTTATTTCCTTTTTTTGACGGTCTCATACCAGAAGGATGGTTGTTGGACATAGCACATAAAAATTGGAAAATAAACCCACGGGATCGTATGGGGCTGTTACTAACAATCTGTCGGGATTGTATAGGGAATATAAGTGTAAGAAGTATATGA
- a CDS encoding helix-turn-helix transcriptional regulator encodes MQEWNRNNAIADFVRNRRKKSNLTQIELADITGVGVRFVRELEQGKPNLMTDKINQILLFFGHTLTPTPISDETRRNLGE; translated from the coding sequence ATGCAAGAGTGGAATAGAAATAATGCAATAGCAGACTTTGTACGTAATAGACGCAAAAAATCAAACCTAACCCAAATAGAATTAGCAGATATAACAGGTGTAGGAGTTCGTTTTGTACGCGAGTTAGAACAAGGAAAACCCAATTTAATGACAGATAAAATCAACCAAATATTGTTGTTTTTTGGGCATACATTAACGCCAACACCTATAAGTGATGAGACAAGGAGAAATTTGGGTGAATAA
- a CDS encoding AraC family transcriptional regulator, whose product MKILDKEIETDYKNRINRVFEFIDENLESDLSLKTVSGIAFFSPFHFHRVFKFVTGETLNGYVTRRKIEKSALDLLHKNITTTELAHKYGFSDNSSYSRTFKKYFGVSPTAFKRENPNRHSKIRQLKSKNGQEYPDYEKYICIIDNLKKWTKMNAKIEIKQTPKLNLAGVTHVGVNGIEKVFEKLAKWAITKGLFKNSENKMGRIFYDSFKVTAPDKVRMSIFLTTNEPFKAEGEINKLTINESKCIVGRFVITPTEFEKSWTSLFIWMNENGYKKSPENPFEIYHNDYREHPENKFIVDLHIPVE is encoded by the coding sequence ATGAAAATATTGGATAAAGAAATAGAAACCGATTATAAAAATAGAATTAATCGAGTTTTTGAATTCATCGACGAAAACTTGGAATCGGATTTATCATTGAAAACAGTTTCGGGAATTGCTTTTTTCTCACCATTTCATTTTCATCGAGTTTTCAAATTTGTTACAGGAGAAACTCTGAATGGATATGTAACAAGACGAAAAATTGAAAAGTCAGCTTTAGATTTATTACATAAGAACATTACCACAACAGAATTAGCTCACAAATACGGATTTAGCGATAATTCATCATATTCAAGAACTTTTAAAAAGTATTTTGGAGTAAGTCCAACAGCATTCAAAAGGGAAAACCCAAATCGACATAGCAAGATACGTCAACTTAAAAGCAAGAACGGACAAGAATATCCTGACTATGAAAAATACATTTGCATCATTGATAATCTAAAAAAATGGACAAAAATGAATGCAAAAATTGAAATTAAACAAACACCTAAATTAAATCTTGCAGGAGTAACTCATGTTGGAGTAAACGGAATTGAAAAAGTGTTTGAAAAGCTCGCAAAATGGGCTATAACTAAAGGCTTATTCAAAAACTCAGAAAATAAAATGGGTAGAATTTTCTACGATAGTTTCAAAGTTACTGCGCCTGACAAGGTTCGTATGAGTATTTTCTTGACAACTAATGAACCTTTTAAAGCAGAAGGTGAAATTAATAAGTTGACAATCAATGAAAGTAAATGTATCGTTGGTCGTTTTGTAATAACACCTACCGAATTTGAAAAGTCTTGGACAAGCCTCTTTATTTGGATGAACGAGAATGGATACAAGAAAAGTCCTGAAAATCCATTTGAAATTTATCATAATGATTACAGAGAACATCCAGAGAACAAATTCATTGTTGATTTGCATATCCCAGTTGAATAA
- the tenA gene encoding thiaminase II, producing the protein MTWSDKSWETIKPIFNSILKMSFIQELMNGNLNKEKFKFYMQQDSKYLENFGKTLSLLASKSYDVKETISLIHFAETAIIAERELHEFYFKDFNIVPSNVIEPVIHHYTSHIKAVSSFESVEIGMASVLPCFWIYKKVGEYIYENQKSKNNPYQKWIDTYAGNDFDLVVKEAIDICDNFALNASTKIQARMTEVFITSTRLEFEFWDSSYQIKKWKKFKK; encoded by the coding sequence ATGACTTGGTCAGATAAATCTTGGGAAACAATTAAGCCTATTTTTAACTCAATTTTAAAAATGTCTTTTATTCAGGAATTGATGAATGGAAATTTAAATAAAGAAAAATTTAAGTTTTATATGCAACAAGATTCTAAATATTTAGAAAATTTCGGAAAAACTTTATCCTTGTTGGCATCAAAAAGTTATGATGTCAAAGAGACAATATCTCTTATACATTTTGCTGAAACTGCTATTATAGCTGAAAGAGAATTACACGAGTTCTATTTCAAAGATTTTAATATTGTTCCGTCAAATGTTATTGAGCCTGTAATTCATCATTATACAAGTCATATCAAAGCTGTTTCTTCATTCGAATCAGTTGAGATTGGAATGGCATCAGTATTACCTTGCTTTTGGATTTATAAAAAAGTTGGGGAATATATCTATGAAAATCAGAAAAGTAAAAATAACCCGTATCAAAAATGGATTGATACATATGCAGGTAATGACTTTGATTTAGTTGTTAAAGAGGCTATTGACATTTGCGATAATTTTGCTTTAAATGCATCGACAAAAATTCAAGCTCGTATGACAGAAGTTTTCATTACATCTACAAGATTGGAATTTGAGTTTTGGGATTCATCATATCAAATAAAAAAATGGAAAAAGTTTAAAAAATGA
- the hxpB gene encoding hexitol phosphatase HxpB produces the protein MREEIKAVIFDMDGVLIDSEPFWEIAEKKVFGSLGVSLTPELCNQTKFMTTNEVTKFWYRHYQWEGKSFQDVQNEVIECVKLLIKKEGKEIKGIKGLLKFIKTKGFKIGLATNAPYELIPIVLEKLNISDYFDFFTSAEFEKMGKPNPAVYLSVAKNLKINPKNCVVFEDSYSGLLSAKSAGMKTVAYRPKKENLIMKEKIEDFVIHSFSNLNSISRIFN, from the coding sequence ATGAGAGAAGAAATAAAAGCGGTGATTTTTGATATGGATGGTGTTTTGATTGATTCTGAACCTTTCTGGGAAATTGCAGAAAAAAAAGTTTTTGGTTCATTAGGTGTAAGCTTAACACCTGAATTATGTAATCAAACAAAATTTATGACCACCAATGAAGTTACTAAATTTTGGTACCGTCATTATCAATGGGAAGGTAAATCATTTCAAGATGTTCAAAACGAAGTTATTGAATGCGTGAAATTGCTGATTAAAAAAGAAGGGAAAGAAATTAAGGGAATAAAAGGTCTTTTGAAATTTATAAAAACTAAAGGATTTAAAATAGGACTCGCAACAAATGCACCATATGAGCTAATTCCAATAGTTCTTGAAAAATTAAATATATCTGATTATTTTGATTTTTTTACATCTGCCGAATTTGAAAAAATGGGTAAACCAAATCCAGCAGTTTATTTGTCCGTTGCTAAAAATCTGAAAATCAATCCCAAAAACTGTGTTGTTTTTGAAGATTCTTATTCTGGCTTATTATCAGCAAAAAGTGCAGGAATGAAAACTGTGGCATATCGTCCAAAAAAAGAAAATTTAATAATGAAAGAAAAAATTGAAGATTTCGTAATTCATTCATTTTCGAATCTAAATTCAATAAGTAGAATTTTCAATTAG
- a CDS encoding P-loop NTPase family protein: protein MNNIQPHIIQEGSVQYRLGEFKDNSISYDFKKILIYLDFKGKLLFGKKFKIYEEDEVILYKLCVYFIRDFEACKKLEINPNKGILLSGPVGCGKTSLMKLLRHIVPHIKPYEVIPARNITFTFNNIGYKTIEEYGNSSFYCFDDLGVETTGRHFGKDCNVMGEILLSRYDLFLKSNIKTHATTNLNAQELEDKYGNRVRSRMRQLFNLIAFDKKSVDKRN from the coding sequence ATGAATAACATACAACCACATATCATACAAGAAGGAAGTGTCCAATATCGATTAGGAGAATTTAAAGATAATAGCATCTCATACGATTTCAAGAAAATATTAATATACTTAGATTTCAAAGGAAAACTATTATTTGGTAAAAAGTTTAAGATTTATGAAGAAGATGAGGTGATTCTTTACAAGCTTTGTGTTTATTTTATTCGTGATTTCGAAGCTTGCAAAAAATTAGAAATAAATCCTAACAAGGGAATTTTATTATCTGGTCCAGTAGGATGTGGTAAAACAAGTTTAATGAAATTATTACGCCATATAGTGCCTCATATAAAACCGTATGAAGTTATTCCTGCAAGAAATATAACATTTACTTTTAATAATATTGGTTATAAAACTATTGAAGAATATGGCAATAGTAGCTTTTATTGCTTTGATGATTTAGGAGTAGAAACAACTGGGCGTCATTTTGGGAAAGATTGTAACGTTATGGGAGAAATTCTCTTATCCCGCTACGATTTATTTTTAAAAAGCAATATTAAAACTCATGCAACTACTAATCTAAATGCGCAAGAATTAGAAGATAAATATGGAAATCGGGTTCGCTCCAGAATGCGCCAGCTATTTAATTTAATTGCTTTTGATAAAAAGAGTGTAGATAAAAGAAATTGA
- a CDS encoding helix-turn-helix domain-containing protein — translation MAATIITTEDLHEFKHELLEDIKAIINHQSGFAPKKWLKSPEVRDLLSISPGTLQNLRINGTLPYTKVGGVIYYDYEEIQQVMEDNRIHNKF, via the coding sequence ATGGCAGCAACAATTATTACAACAGAAGATCTTCACGAATTTAAACATGAATTGTTAGAAGATATTAAAGCAATCATAAACCACCAATCAGGCTTTGCTCCTAAAAAATGGTTAAAGTCTCCAGAAGTTCGCGACTTATTAAGTATTTCACCAGGAACATTACAAAACCTCCGTATTAATGGCACATTACCATACACAAAGGTAGGAGGAGTTATTTATTATGATTATGAAGAAATTCAACAAGTAATGGAAGACAACCGTATTCATAACAAATTCTAA
- a CDS encoding RteC domain-containing protein, with amino-acid sequence MNKYEEILKALDVHLESLDLETIDILIKSEKSIKVIKQTLKEIRNNVVAYEFENKQEEIHFFKNIKPKIYGKLIYYVKLFNVESKRPRSSNKSQIKYLNHHIDRLQNYFNDNLEFYHYYRRNETSLDEQYFLRGKTELCLFPDTFHYFIDEQFSTSHDSMVATILGYDMLIVYLKTEIDKLENNNGMEVNCSIFQKQSKLFWTGNKTDLIELIYALHSTGVVNSGTADIKEVALACEQMFNISLGDYYRSFLEIRSRKINQTKFIDKLKEALSYKMLESDE; translated from the coding sequence GTGAATAAATATGAAGAAATATTAAAAGCGCTTGACGTTCATTTGGAATCTTTGGATCTAGAAACCATCGATATTCTTATAAAATCAGAGAAAAGTATCAAAGTTATAAAGCAAACACTTAAAGAAATTAGAAATAATGTAGTGGCTTATGAATTTGAAAATAAACAAGAAGAAATTCACTTTTTTAAGAATATTAAGCCAAAAATATATGGTAAACTTATTTATTATGTAAAGTTGTTTAATGTTGAAAGTAAGCGTCCTCGAAGCAGTAATAAATCACAAATAAAGTATTTAAACCATCACATAGATAGGCTTCAAAATTACTTTAACGATAACCTGGAGTTTTATCATTATTATCGTAGAAATGAAACGTCCTTAGATGAGCAATATTTCTTGCGTGGGAAAACAGAGCTATGTTTGTTTCCGGACACGTTTCATTATTTCATTGATGAACAATTTTCAACAAGTCATGACAGTATGGTGGCTACTATTTTGGGCTATGATATGCTCATAGTATACCTGAAAACCGAAATCGATAAACTGGAAAATAATAATGGAATGGAAGTAAATTGCAGCATTTTTCAAAAGCAATCCAAATTATTTTGGACAGGAAACAAAACAGACTTAATAGAGTTAATTTATGCGCTTCATAGTACAGGAGTTGTAAATAGTGGTACTGCAGATATCAAAGAAGTGGCATTAGCATGTGAGCAAATGTTTAATATCAGTTTAGGAGACTACTACCGTTCCTTCTTAGAAATTCGCTCAAGGAAAATCAATCAAACAAAATTCATAGATAAACTTAAAGAGGCTCTCTCATATAAGATGCTCGAATCTGATGAGTAA
- a CDS encoding VOC family protein, translated as MIKGLIKKDHIGIVVPDMTEAINFFKKFFNAKIIGKANNFSSDDDWMKEHLNVNPRAVIEKLTLIQLFDDSIIELFQYTSPDQKKEVSKNSDYSGYHIAFEVNDIEESVSFLKRNNIKVCGSYTYNNPSLKNISGALKGVKWIYFESPWGMTFELTQKNN; from the coding sequence TTGATAAAAGGATTAATAAAGAAAGACCATATCGGTATTGTCGTTCCCGATATGACAGAAGCGATTAATTTTTTCAAAAAGTTTTTCAATGCTAAAATTATCGGAAAAGCTAATAATTTCAGTTCTGATGATGATTGGATGAAGGAGCATCTTAATGTAAATCCAAGAGCTGTTATCGAAAAACTTACGTTGATACAGCTTTTTGATGATAGTATTATTGAGCTATTTCAATATACTAGTCCAGATCAAAAGAAAGAAGTTTCAAAAAATAGTGATTACAGTGGATATCATATAGCTTTTGAAGTTAACGATATTGAAGAAAGTGTTTCTTTTCTCAAAAGAAATAATATAAAAGTATGTGGTTCATACACATATAATAATCCGTCATTAAAAAATATTTCAGGTGCTTTAAAGGGGGTAAAGTGGATATATTTTGAAAGCCCATGGGGGATGACATTTGAATTAACACAAAAAAATAATTGA
- a CDS encoding TMEM175 family protein: MKTNRLEAFSDGVLAIVITIMVLELKTPHEANFEALLKVMPIFLSYLLSFIYIGIYWNNHHHLFQITERVNGKILWSNLHLLFWLSLIPFTTSWIGESHFEPAPIAFYGIVLLMSALAYNILQIQILKHHDENFVLRKALGKDIKGKISIALYVIGVGLTFFNGILAILCYIIVAIIWFIPEKRIEQNI; this comes from the coding sequence ATGAAAACAAATAGACTTGAAGCATTTAGCGATGGCGTACTTGCCATAGTAATTACCATTATGGTATTGGAGTTAAAAACACCTCATGAAGCCAATTTTGAAGCACTCTTAAAAGTTATGCCTATATTTTTAAGTTACCTTTTAAGTTTTATTTATATTGGGATTTATTGGAATAACCACCATCATTTATTTCAAATAACCGAGCGTGTAAATGGGAAAATATTATGGTCTAACTTACACCTATTATTCTGGTTGTCACTAATCCCGTTTACAACGTCTTGGATTGGAGAAAGTCATTTTGAACCCGCTCCAATTGCGTTTTACGGAATTGTTTTATTGATGAGTGCTTTAGCATATAATATATTACAGATTCAAATACTTAAACACCATGATGAGAACTTTGTTTTAAGGAAGGCATTAGGAAAGGATATCAAAGGAAAAATATCAATTGCATTGTATGTTATTGGTGTTGGTTTAACATTCTTTAATGGAATTCTGGCTATTCTTTGTTATATCATAGTGGCTATTATTTGGTTTATACCCGAAAAAAGAATCGAACAAAACATTTAA
- a CDS encoding (4Fe-4S)-binding protein yields the protein MATTKEYKNDSLTVVWQPEKCIHAGVCVKTLPEVYNPKDKPWIKPKNANVEALKNQINACPSGALSYKETIDENK from the coding sequence ATGGCAACCACAAAAGAATACAAAAATGACAGTCTAACTGTTGTTTGGCAACCTGAAAAATGTATACACGCAGGGGTATGTGTTAAAACACTACCCGAAGTCTATAATCCTAAAGATAAACCTTGGATAAAACCCAAAAATGCTAATGTAGAGGCATTGAAAAATCAAATTAATGCGTGCCCATCCGGAGCGTTAAGCTATAAAGAAACGATAGATGAAAACAAATAG